The following proteins come from a genomic window of bacterium:
- a CDS encoding retropepsin-like aspartic protease — translation MGRISEKIIIRNYGDVVKASESLIPGSQIRTIEIEAIVDTGATYVSINKVDIERLGLQFHNTIPIKTANGPATRRIFKGAEIELKDRSFVMEVMENDDTTPPLIGYLFLEAIDFVVDPRTQSVIPNPGHEGKWMADMYKQE, via the coding sequence ATGGGACGAATAAGTGAGAAGATAATAATAAGGAATTATGGGGATGTAGTTAAGGCAAGTGAAAGTTTAATCCCGGGCAGTCAGATTCGCACTATAGAGATTGAGGCGATTGTAGATACAGGTGCAACTTATGTCTCTATCAATAAAGTAGATATAGAAAGGTTAGGCTTGCAATTTCATAATACCATCCCTATCAAAACAGCTAATGGACCAGCAACTCGTAGGATATTTAAAGGTGCGGAAATTGAATTAAAAGACCGGAGTTTTGTTATGGAAGTGATGGAAAATGATGATACTACACCACCATTGATTGGCTATTTATTTTTAGAAGCCATTGACTTTGTCGTTGACCCCAGAACTCAAAGTGTTATCCCTAACCCGGGTCATGAAGGTAAATGGATGGCGGATATGTATAAGCAAGAATAG